Part of the Haliotis asinina isolate JCU_RB_2024 chromosome 8, JCU_Hal_asi_v2, whole genome shotgun sequence genome is shown below.
TAATGAGTGGATGACAGAATGTCCACTGTGtgtaatttttttatttaatttgtGCTTGAGAAATTCATTTTCTCAATACAATACCACTGTTCTTAAAACCGTCAGTGTGTGAATAGTCAATAGTCGTTGATGGTAAGAGGTCAAAAACACTATCTGTGACAGTATTTGAGCCATATAACACATTCAGCAGAGAGCTTCAGATTGAATATATGGCCATATTTTTTCTGCCATACACCCATGGAAGTTATTTCACAATATATCTACAAATGGCCACTGCCACAAAACTGAATAAAAGTTTCTTCACATTGTGAACTGTAGTTGCTGAGAATACTCTctctttgttttattttataacTTCTGTTTGAATCCAAATTTGCTCCGGGTGTGGTTCTAGGTTTGTCAGAACTAAATCTTGCTCCTGGGTTTTACTAAAAGTGACAACCGTGTCGGATGTGAAATCGAAATGTCCACGCTAAGGTTACGCTGTCGCTCCTTGCTTTTCTGTAATACTCCACTGAAAAATAGGGGatgttggatttacaagattgataacaTGCGAATGATAAAGCCACAGATGAGAAATAgcaattaagggaaaatgtgacaattattccattcctttcgaaatgttttatctgtatggatatacatgtatataacgttttgtcatatgcattggcactgGCTTGTGGTATGCtcccaaaatggaatatcccgtACTTTTTTTGAATGACATAGCATTATACAGTTGTTATCGATGTAAACTTACTGTTGATAGGGCCAGAATCTGTCAGCTGGTGATGTAAGGAGatctgcttgtttgtttgtttgttttgaaacacGCCTCACTTCATAGGATAATTCCTAGCTTCTGGCTCTACCTGTGTTCGAGACAGGTTGGGGCTTTTTTAATATAAGGACTTCTGTAATCAGACTTGCGCCTGATCCACTTGCCAGTTGCTTAGGAGATACCTTTGGTATAAACAATAACCTATTGCCTGTCTCCGACACAACCACAAATGTCTGTAAATTCTTGTTGCTTTTGCTTTTCTTTTCGTACAAAGTCAAAATACAGGGAAAAATCCACTATTTCCAGACATTTCCTGGAATTTTTATTAAGATCTTCCATATGTACAGAGAACATGAAATGAACAAAACATATAACATCCTCAGCTAAATAGCATATGGCATTGTACAAATGACAGAGCACAATTTATTTTCGAGTTGTAATTATGTAAATTACAATAGTATATGGAATTTCGACATGTTCATATAATTCAAGTTTGTTGTTCTTGTGGGTTATATTGGCTATTATGACCATAAACCGGcgcatgtaaatataataacACTAAAATATCATATAATATTCACAATATCACATCcccttgacaacggtacaagaatctttAATCTTTCCACGAAATGGAAGTAAATTgttttatccataaagtttgtcaatattGTACTTCCAAACTTCGAAAATGCCACTCAGAGAAGAAATAATCATAAAAAAGTATGAAACGAGCAGTAAGCTGTTTGgtttttcattgatatttcccTTGACTGGAATGCAGATTGGCATCATCGCTTGATAAAGCTGTTAGTAGCCACACAGAACTGTCGttcaaatttattttaaaacttACATGCATCGCAAAACACAACTCTGCAGattctgggccccgtttcacaaaactcccgTAAGCCTAAAATCTCGTAGTTTTCttgtagccattgtacctcctatactgtaacataggatcTACGGATGCTACAataaaagttacgagatcttaggctcaCGGGAGTTTTGTGAATCGGGGCCCTGATACTCTATGGTATCTTGCGAAATAGGACTTCAAACGTTTCGCTAATTTCATCCCAGTTGTATAGACACACAGAATTATCATTATCTCCTCGTTGttcttcatttgtttttctttttttcttttttttttttggggggggggggttcttttctttttttgttgttaAACTTTACGATATAGCAAACACATTGCTTGATGAACCTCGGACTTTCATTGTGGGTTCGCAAAAAACTTAATTTTGTACAGTGCGGCGTTTAACAATATTATCCCCATGTGTCTGATGGCCTTGATTACAATTCGTCTCTGAGTGTTTCATGCCTGTATGATTAATCAGGATTTGGTCAAGCGTCGTTTCCAGGCTACTCAATGTTCAGCAGATCTGCCCTGAGTTTATGATCTGTGGTGAcggttatatcaacactcgttcgCATGTACTAATAAATGGGTGGAAAAGATAAAACTGTTTACTTAACGATTCTGTGTAGAATTTACAACTCTGGTAGTTTAGGCAATTTGTCACGAAGAGTTGCCCCCTTGGTTGCTCCAGCGCGAGTGAGAGTGTGCTTCTTCTCTGCTTTTAATAACATTCAAGCAAGGTCACAacgggggacagcagaaatgggttttcagtgcagccaactcactcactcacccatattgGGCACATTTTACCCATTATATGTGCGTGAGTGGTTGTACAGGTGAGTGACACCTAGTGGTATTGCTATACCAATAACACAAGTCATTGTTAGAGCTTTCAGTCACTGGCTTGGTTGGCACAACACAAGTCACTGTTGGAGGTTTCAGACACTGGCTTGGTTTACACAAGTCAATGCACGTACTTAAAGTCACTAACTTGGCTGGCAAAACAGATCATTGCTCACGATCTCAATCACTGGTTCAGTGATAGCAgagatctattatatggtctctggtgataGCTATTTCTCATGCTTTCAGTCATATTTACTTGCACTGATACAGACGGCATACTGCTGACAGGAAAAAGAACTCTCATTCTTCACTGTCCTTTCTCCACTTGATGATACACcaatgacaaacaaaacataagatTCACAGTTTATTTTAAAATCACTTGGCACAAGATTTGTATATTCCATTAAACGATATGATTTGTACAAAACCTAAAATATACGACATGAAAAAACCCTTATATTTAAACTGAACAATTGTATAAAACACTTCACTTTGTTTCACCAAGAACATCTGACCAAAAAGTAGCTTCAATCCAATCCAAAACATTACCACCGTGACATTAATATATCGAACATACAGAATAAGTACAGTTCATGTAAAACTGGATGGTGAAACTCATTTATGTTCAACAATACATTAGCAAAAATGAACACATGCAATAATAATGCAATAATCACAAATAGAGCACTTTGATTCAGATATGTACTTGTGCTtctgtacaaaacaaaacataccacATTTATTCCATCACAGACATGTCAGCACTCAACTGCTCCATTATGTAAAGGAATGTTGGTTTGAAAATACAGAGCTCCAAGCTTAATGGGAGCTCATCTCTTGTGTTCACAAATGTTGCATTACTAAGTACAtgttaaaatatgaataaaatatatggattCTGTATATTTAAATTCTCACATTTGAAACAGCTAAAAACTGCTTAAGAAACTCAAGAAATCTGGAAAACTGTAAATAGGATAAtgcacaaaataaacaaaaatgaaaataatttttaCTAAAATATTGCTACGGTTGCAATTCTTATACACACACAGAAAATGGACAGTTTCTTGTTTGAAGCTAGATCGTTTTTATAAATTACAAACTCTTAACAAGATAGGATTTTTTCTGTGCATATGCAATGAATCATTGGTATTAAAGGTCTCGTTTCCGAAAAGCATTCTGACAAACATGATCACATCAATGATGGACatcaccttgaccttgaccatCAAAATGGAAGGTCATAACCTTGACCTTTCGAAAAGTAGGCAAGATCAGGAAGGTAAACATCTCTACAAGTATTTAACAAAGATCAGTATCTTCTGCAGTCTTGTCAATGGCTCCCATGATTGCCTCTTGGGGTGTTCGGCGCTCACACAGGTTGACAAATGTGTACAGATGTCTCAGAGCGTAGTCATTCTGGATGAAAACATAGACAAAGTCATGTTATTCCATGAAAAAGCAGACGAAGATcatatgaatgaaaatgaaaaccttAAATATATCTGTCTGCACTTTTATTCTAGATAGTGTGGCCATTGTATCAAGATGACTTTCTTCTCCATTAGCTTAGGCAACCTTCCAACAATTCAATCGTGATTTCAAAGGTTCAGATCACAGGTTAAAGACAGGTGTCCACTCTAAATATACTTCTGTGTCCTGAAGACAAGAGACTTACTCATTATCCAGACTGTACACATCAATATTTTGTACCCACCTGTACAAGGTTGAGACCTGGGCAGTTGGTCCTCAGGTACTCTGTGATTGGTTTGTAGCAGTCATGTGACAGCAGGGGGCGTCGTTCCATCATTATGTCGTACACTATGTCCTTGTTGTTATTCACAGACAGTGCAACAATATGCTTGAATGTCTCTTCTGTCCTCCTGCGGGTCTGCAACGTGAAAGGTACTGACAGTAAGGATCTGATAAATTCATTTCAGGATCTGGGATTAGATGGAAATATTTGGACAAGTGTAGAGGGTTGATATCCATATTTCATTCAGTTCTCAGCCAGAGGGCAGtgtctctatatacattcttgaGTATAATGGTCTGGATGGGGTCTCTACATACCTTCATGTGTATAATGGTCTGGATAGGGTCTCTACATACCTTCGTGAGTACAATGGTCTGGATGGGGTCTCTACATACCTTCGTGAGTATAATGGTCTGGATGGGGTCTCTACATACCTTCATGTGTATAATGGTCTGGATAGGGTCTCTACATACCTTCGTGAGTATAATGGTCTGGATGGggtctctatatacattcttgaAATTAATGGTCTGGATAGGGTCTCTACATACCTTCGTGAGTATAATGGTCTGGATGGggtctctatatacattcttgaAATTAATGGTCTGGGTGGGGTCTCTACATACCTTCGTGAGTATAATGGTCTGGATGGGGTCTCTGTATACAGTCTTGAGTATAATGGTCTAGGTGGggtctctatatacattcttgaAATTAATGGTCTGGGTGGGGTCTCTACATACCTTCGTGAGTATAATGGTCTGGATGGGGTCTCTACATACCTTCGTGAGTATAATGGTCTGGATGGGGTCTCTACATACCTTCATGTGTATAATGGTCTGGATAGGGTCTCTACATACCTTCGTGAGTATAATGGTCTGGATGGGGTCTCTACATACCTCCGTGAGTATAATGGTCTGGATGGGGTCTCTACATACCTTCATGTGTATAATGGTCTGGATGGGGTCTCTACATACCTTCGTAAGTATAATGGTCTGGATGGGGTCTCTACATACCTTCGTGAGTATAATGGTCTGGATGGGGTCTCTACATACCTTCGTGTGTATAATGGTCTGGATGGGGTCTCTACATACCTTCGTGAGTATAATGGTCTGGATGGGGTCTCTACATACCTTCATGTGTATAATGGTCTGGATGGGGTCTGTACATACCTTCGTGAGTATAATGGTCTGGATGGGGTCTCTACATACCTTCGCGAGTATAATGGTCTGGATGGGGTCTCTACATACCTTCGTGAGTATAATGGTCTGGATGGGGTCTCTACATACCTTCGTGAGTATAATGGTCTGGATGGGGTCTCTGTATACATTCTTGAAATTAATGGTCTGGGTGGGGTCTCTACATACCTTCGTGAGTATAATGGTCTGGATGGGGTCTCTGTATACATTCTTGAGTATAATGGTCTAGGTGGggtctctatatacattcttgaAATTAATGGTCTGGGTGGGGTCTCTACATACCTTCATGAGTATAATGGTCTTGGTGGGGTCTGTATATATTCTTGAGTATAATGGTCTAGGTGGGGTCTCTATATACATCCTTATATTTAATGGTCTAGGTGGGGTCTCTACATACCTTCGTGAGTATAATGGTCTGGATGGGGTCTCTACATACCTTCGTGAGTATAATGGTCTGGATGGGGTCTCTACATACCTTCGTGAGTATAATGGTCTGGATGGGGTCTCTGTATACATTCTTGAGTATAACGGTCTAGGTGGGGTCTCTATACACATTCTTAAGTTTAATGGTCTGGGTGGGGTCTCTGTATACATTCTTGAGTATAATGGTCTGGATGGggtctctacatacattcttgaGTATAATGGTCTGGATGGGGTCTCTACATACCTTCCCGAGTTTAATGGTCTGGGTGGGGTCTCTACATACCTTCGTGAGTATAATGGTCTTGGTGAGGTCTCTGTATACATTCTTGAGTATAATGGTCTGGATGGggtctctatatacattcttgaGTATGATGGTCTGGTGGGGGtctctgtatacatttttgagTATGATGGTCTCGGGCAGTAGGTGGAATCAGTACTTACATTTTTTAGATGTTCCAGCTTCTGCTTCTCAAGTCCTCGTTCGGACTCCGTCTTGGCCTGTGTCACTTTCAACTGCAGGATGTTCATCTCAACATCCTCTGATGGCACTGCATCCACCTGCATCACGGagataataatgatgataaaaatAGTACATCATCTTGCATTTTGCACAGACTCCACACATCAAGTCATTTCTCGTGGCATTtcatcagaatctgattataaTTACCTCTGATAAACTAAGCTGCCTGTAAGGCACTAGAAGGTTAAAGTCACATGACTTCATACAACCGAGTACCCATTTTCTTCTgcgtgaacagaggcaattttgaacaaactcacttgcctaaggtaagaacacatgtatcacatgtgcttcattgtggggcaggactgaaatcctagaaactctcaggaataAGTTGCTAATcccggtcacccatccaaggactgtccaagCTTGACGTTGTTTAATTTTAACTGATTctctgtgcacaggaccacacgctGCCACAATGCCACACTcacaatgtatgtatacacaccaaaacattgtatGAAACAGTCACTTGATGATTTTCTTGAAATGCAGTGGAGATTGTACTGATACATTCCCACAACTAACATGTGTTCATGAGTATGTTCATGAATTGCctgtgttcacccagcagtgaatgaGTACCCCGTGGATAAGCCATATGACTGCTAACCATCTAGCACCTCgaagcttgggttatccggggtaatgacGTGTTAGCACTTTCAGCATGCATGAGGGTGTGGAAACAGTGGCTGTATAAACAGCCATTATTGTCATTATTACACAGAtgtaccacacacagaacaatACATCTAAAGACCTTACTCACACTAATATACTGATGTTACAGCAATGTGTAATTCTGAAATTCAGCATCATTGTTAACCACAATAATATATGGAAGTTACTTAGCATGATACTTAGCTGTGAAGCAAATGATGTCTACATTAAGAAACATTGTTGTAAGGTTGTGGGGAGCCCAGATCATAATGTTTCCATAAGGGAAATTTGCAAcatttttacaatgttttgaaaatgctgTGTCATGACCTTACCAATCTAAAGCCTTCCCACCACTGTTAAAATGTTGTGTGTTATCTGAGAAGTAACATCTGTTTGTCCTGCTAATCATAATCAACCCCCCCACTTCCTAACCTTGAtgatccaccaccaccaccacacacattGTTTAAAACACAGTCCTGCGGTTTGTCATATTTCATACTCACATTGGGATTGGGGATAGGCATTTTGTCAAAGATATGCATCTGAGTGTTCTTCCCTTGGAATTCAGCAACATCCATATCTCCCATTGTCTGCAATAAGATTCCTGATTATTTCACAAGCTAGCAAAGCATTCTCCCATCTGTGACAATACAACCCACCCAACAAAAACAATCGGTTAAACCTGGAAATGTACCGTGAAggttttacaccatttttagcactattccagcaaaatcatgaaGAGGGACACTAGAATGGAAACCAAACAGATATTAACAGTGTCCCACTACACAGTGTTAACCAAACATTTAATAACAGTGTCCCCCCATTCAGTGTTAACCAAACAATTATTGACAGTGTCCCACTATACAGTGTTAACAAAAAAAAATTTAATGACAGTGTTCCACTGTACAGTGTTAacgaaaaacatttaatgacaGTGTCCCACTGTACCGTGTTAGCGAAACATTTAATAACAGTGTCCTACCATACAGTGTTAACTAAACAATTAATAACAGTGTCCCACTATACGATGTTTATGAAACATTTGATAGCAGCGTTCCActatacaatatataacaaggATTTGATAACAACATCTTGCAATACAAACTACACAACTGATATAGAATAGCATTGTACAGCAAAGCACTGAATTGACTACTCACCAGATTTCCATACTCCATGACATGGCTGGTGTTGGTTTCCCTCCTGACAATCTCAAACTGCTTTGTCAGTGTCTCTGTGCTGAGATCTTCCTGCAACacaaaaatgttcaaacaatcaaacactACCACTACCTCAGTTAATCTCTTTGTGCTGAATCCTCCTTTGTAGCGTGATCAGGTTTCAGGCTCAGTAATATGGTTGACTGTGTGTCCCTGAGAAGATGTAGAACttcaggtcttcagcaacctattcATTTTGCAAAATACGACTTAAAGGGGGTCAGCCATTTTGTTCTGAGAAGGTAGGGGTTCAGTAATTTTGTACAAATGTACTAGGGTGCACATGTGTGGTCCTTGCGTGTGTTCatgcatgtttgtgtttgtgagagTCAGCCATTTTGTAtcctggtttgtctggtcctgactcaattatttacaaactgcaatcTACAGCTTCAATACTGTTCAGTGtagtattaaacaacaaagaaagttCATCTTtgagtcactggattatctgatccagtcTTCAATACTTTTAGACCAAATACAGCTGGCTGTCTCTGCCTCTCTTATTCCAGTCAGGGAGACAAGGAATGGTGCAGCTTGCCCTATACTGTTCAGTGCAGTACCAAATAGCAAACAGTGTTCTgagtcactggattatttgaTCCACAATATTGCAGCTTACCCTATACTGTTCAGTGCAGTACCAAACAGCAAACAATGTTCTgagtcactggattatttgaTCCAAAATAGTGCAGCTTACCCTATACTGTTCAGTGTAGTACCAAACAGCAAACAATGTTCtgagtcactggattatctgatccaaaATAGTGCAGTTTACCCTATACTGTTCCGTGCAGgaccaaacaacaaacaatgttctgagtcactggattatctgatccagaacATTGCAGCTTACCCTATACTGTTCAGTGCAGTACCAAACAACAATGTTCTGAGtcactgaattatctgatcCACAAGAGTGCAGCTTACCCTATCCGAATCTTCCATCCACCTGACACTGTACACATCCCCGAGGAAGGTCTTTCGCACCTTGTCCATGTAACAAGCATAGGACGACTCGTGAGGGTTGGCAGCAGTTGTGGCAAACACTGAGAAAATAACACCGGTTATATACATTAAAGATTAACCACAGTCACATTCATGAATTGGACGGCCAAAACCACAACTATCCTAAGTTTGGACCCGTATCTTTTCTTGTGGCAAACACTGGTAAAATAACAATAGATACATACATTTAAGGATCCACAGCCCCAGCCATGACTTAGGtgacaaaaaaatatattcaaaaacagaATTATTCATAGTTTGGAACACTATCTTTATTGTTTCATGGACATGTCTAACCAAAATCAGGTAATACAAATGAAAAGATTAGTAGTCAAATTCTTAAGTGAAATctatctttatatatatatttttattcttttgtGTGAGTGACAAAGCTTATTTCAAAAGAATGTTTCAAAAATAATCATGAAAACAGCACTGAAAGAAATAATCTTGACACTTCGGTGTACCTCATTCGCCTGCTTTGCTGATCGCTACGGCTACCATCAAGTGCAATCAATTAATGCTTCAcctaaacataatcatgggtgattggtCCATCGATCACCACCCATGACACCTACCAGTTCTTgattgttatttctacaagttGACTGAAAGCTGATTTTGACCCTCAACTTAaagatcttgacacaaatggcggACAATAGCAAGTGTCGACCAATGAGAGGGCTTGCTTTGACCACATCCCTTCATGCGACCAATCGTCCTTGCTATTGTCTGTAGCTGGGATACAAAAAAGTGTCCGGTCTTGTCTAGAGATATTGTACTGTGAATCATTTCATgttgggggtcatctcaaatttttcatattttcttaaaaatctttaatcctcgcaatgacatgAGGGCCTGTGCATATAATGCAATGattgatattgttttgttttgtccacTCTAAGCATTATTCCGACTCTATGGCAATTGACTgtatgtaatcgagtctggacctgacaatccagtaatcaacaaaattaacattgatctacacaattgagatacggtgacatgtgtcaaccaagtccaccatcctgatcacctgatcccattaatcgtctctaatgacaagcatgggttactgaagatcaattctacctgggatcttcacaggtctgctTGTTTAGAAATAAAAGGATAAGTCAGCCAATATCTGTGAAAACAAGAATTTGTTTCTGTAGATAAAATCACTCACATATAAGTACATCAAAAAGCCTCACCATTGATGTCCTTGGGCAGGAGATTATTGGTAAACATTGAACCGGATTCGCAAGCCTCCACATAGATCACCAT
Proteins encoded:
- the LOC137294991 gene encoding legumain-like, producing the protein MVRKLLALLPLIVAVYARSVNEEPKHWAVIVAGSNGWYNYRHQADACHAYQIVRKNGIPEERIITMMYDDIAYNEENPTPGKIINRPDGPDVYEGVKIDYRKEEVDPKNFLKVLSGDKEGMVGIGSGRVLESGPNDHVFVNFVDHGAPGLIAFGSKFLHASDLHHTILKMHKDKRYGKMVIYVEACESGSMFTNNLLPKDINVFATTAANPHESSYACYMDKVRKTFLGDVYSVRWMEDSDREDLSTETLTKQFEIVRRETNTSHVMEYGNLTMGDMDVAEFQGKNTQMHIFDKMPIPNPNVDAVPSEDVEMNILQLKVTQAKTESERGLEKQKLEHLKNTRRRTEETFKHIVALSVNNNKDIVYDIMMERRPLLSHDCYKPITEYLRTNCPGLNLVQNDYALRHLYTFVNLCERRTPQEAIMGAIDKTAEDTDLC